ACTGTCCCATTTCCTGTACCGTTTAACGCAGGACATTATAAGCACGAAGAACTTTTCCGATGATAACATCAATCGCATTTGTGCAAAACACTTGAACAGGGCTGTGTATCCCGACAGACAGCGCCTGCAGGAGGTGGTGCAGGATTTGAAGAATAAATTGCACATTTCGCGTAAGGATGGACAAGTAAAAGCTTCCCCCAAAGCGGAAAAATTAGTATACGATGATAGCAGCAGCACGACGGTGCACAATAAATTGTGCAAAATGGAAGACAAAATCATTAGTGCACAATCGCTTATTAATGTTCCCACACTATTACTGAAAGGTAGGGAATCATGGATAGTGCAGAGTGTATGTCGTCCGATTAGTGATGTACGAATTCTATTTCTTGATTTCAGATCAACCCAGTTCGATTAGTACGATCACAACGTACGATTTTCCATCTTCAGATGAACCAACGATGCAGCCCCTTCAGCTACTAATAGCAACGAGCGCGCGGAAAAGTACAACACCACAAGCTTCAAAAACCACACTGCAAACCATTTTCCTGAAAGCCGACTACAGTGACCGGTCAGTAAATTGTCCCGCTGAATCAGTTAACAGCTCAGTCATTGCAATTGCCCGGATGGTCGCGGCAAGCCGAACTCCCGAAAGTGAATGTAGGACCTGTCCGCTGGGAAAGGGAGGTACTCATCGGAATGTTGTGCGGGGAAATAGTTCGAAAAAGCTgggtaaaaagtaaaaatttttttttcgtagctGTAGGGGAAAAATTCATGGTAGATTTTTGctcattcaaacaaattttcCATCACAAAAACGAACAAAGTGTTGGTGCCATTGGTTTACAGTGTAGCGGAATCAGAACACTGTCGTACCCCTCGCATAACTGTCACAAATTCAAAGTCCGTGCTGCCAGTACGTTCGCATGTacaggttttatttttcagatTATGTTTAACGATATATCATCGCTCTAATTGTTCCGGAATGtgtgtaaataataaaaattttacaaatataAATGTAACAACATAAATGCAGTTTTGATGAACACATAAAAAGACAGTGATCGCTGCCGTACTTGAAATGGCTGCTCGTTTATGCGCTGCCTGGCAACACTGCCTATCATACCAAGCCGTGAATTTGGCGTAACGGTGGCTTCCCCGAACAGCGCATTGTTTGCTTGCTGTAAAAAACAAGTGAAATAGAGTGCGGAATTGCAGCGTCGTGCCTGGACTGTAAAGCAAAGTGTTGATTTGGTCGGTGTACTGTGCAATGCAATGGAGTGGCAATTTATAATACCTCAAGCAAGAGCGGAGCTTTTGCGGTCGGATAAAAACCATTACTGCGTCGGTCGAGTACTTGACGCCGCCGAAGTCCCGGATGCGCTGAAGGGTAAGCCAGGGTGTCTCTGACAGGCGCGCGCGGGGCGCTCTAGcgtagaaaaaataaataaatggcGTAGAAAACAAAATTGGCATTTCTGTGATATTAATTCATATTTTGTATTGTAGCTTCGCGAGTGATTTCGAGCGACCCGTTCGCTATATTCGACCATTTCGATACGTTCTATTCGGTAATCGACAATGAGAAGGCTTTGGCAGGGACGCATCTGCTGCGTGCCTACGATCAGCTCTACGGTGCTATCGACAAGCTCGGCAGTACGATGGCGGACCTGCTGTCCCGGAAGGAGATAGACACCACCGATCGGCAGTCCGCACTGAATGCGGTCAAAATGTTAGCCTTCCTCGTGAACGGCCTGGTGAAGGCAATCGATGCGCATGTAAATGCCGCCAGCGAGAAGCTGACAACAAAGAAGAGCAAAAAGCAGACGGCCAACGAGCAGCTGGAGGCGTTGGATTGGGACAACAAACGGTACCAATGCGTCGTCCAGCTGTACAATTTGTTGCAGCTTCCGCTGGAGAAGCTGTGGGATCCGCCGGTGTGTGAGGAATCATTTGTAGAGTGAGTGGTGAACAGTGCTCCAGACGATCGTTTtgcaaaagatttttttttatgcgtgTGCTGTTTCTCTTCTACTTTCCCCATTAGTGTTATTTGTGATATCTGCTATCGGACGCTGGAGCAATCGTACGTGCGGAATCGCAGCACCGCGGACAGTGTGTTTCAAATTCTGGGAACCGCGATCAAGCGCTACAATCATTCGCTTGCCTTTCCCGTGCGCATTCTGCAGATTCTCGAACACATCGAAGCGGCAATCCCTTCCGTAGCGGCTGGAGTATTGCTGCTCTACGAGGAGTTCGGTATACAGACAATCTATCCCGTCATTATCAAGGAAATCATCGAACGGCTAAGCGTCGACTCGGCCGATCAGCAGACGGCACGCTTTTTCAGCCTTTTTCTGGTCGAGCTTGGTACGCTTGCGCCGAAGCTGATGATACCGCATCTCTCGACGCTGAGCGAGGAGCTGCTGAATCTGGAATCGTACACACTGCGCAACTGCGTGCTCCAGATAATGGGCGAAGCGATCGTCAGTGAGCTCACGTCTGAAGAGCTGTCGGATGAGCTGAAGGAGACGCGAGATGAGTTTTTGGAGGATCTGCTCAACCACATGATGGATATATCGGCCCATGTGCGGTCGAAGGTACTGCAGATATGGTTGAATCTCAAGGAGCACAATTCTGTCCCGTTGGCATGGATACACAAGGTGCTGCACGTGGCCGTCGAGCGGCTGGAGGATAAAGCGCTTCTTGTACGCAAGCAAGCCATTGCGCTGATCAAAGCTTTCCTAGAACACAATCCTTTTTCGGCAAAGGTACGAAATCAACGGAAGGCCGACGACGCACTGTgacaattttaatatttataattttaaataaattatttacagCTGTCTCTGGCTGAGCTAAGGGCCCAATACGAGGAGGAAGATAAAAAGCTACAGGATCTTCGCACTCAGCTGGTGGAGCAAGATACTAAAATGAAAGCGGTTGAAGAGGAATGGGAAGAAATCGTGGTGCAGATGTACCCAACACTAACGGAGTTGTTTGGCAAGGAGCCAGAAGATCTGGAAACAGCAACCGAAGCCGATGTAAAATTGCTTTCCGAGAGCATCATCTCGTTGCTAAAGGAGGAAAAATATCAGGAACTGGTACGGTTGGTGCAGCGGGCCGATTATGCGCTTGGTAACAGTGAACAGCGAAAAGAGATGACGTTCGAGCATCAGTGCATGTACTACATCACATTGCTAAAAAGCTACTTCATTCATGGTCATACGAATGTGACACTGGTAATGATTGAAAGTCTATTGGAAAGGATTCACACTCTTTAAGTGTACTAATTTTCCACTATCTGTTCCGCTTCCAGAATGCCGAGTTCCAGAAGGTGGAAAATTCGGTCAACTTCCTGCACGATTCTATCCGCTTCTCAGAGCTAATATCGAATGCCGTGCCGAAGTTGCTGGAGATGCTAATGTCAAAGTCTCAATCGGACGTTCATGGCGCAATCGACTTTTTTACCTCGGCGTATCTCTTCGGCATCAAAGGCACAGAACAGGGCATGCAGCAGATGCTTTATCTCGTGTGGTCAACCGACAAGGAGAAGCGCGAGAATGTAACTGCCGCCTACAAACGGGTGCTGTTTGAGACGAATCTGCAGGGCCGGGCACACACGGTCAAAGTGGTACGCAATTTGAGCCAATTCCTTACGAATCTGACCCGTGGCCAGTACACGGCAATGGAGGTGCTCGTACAGGAGTGGGTCGAAAACGGTGACATCGATGCACAGATGGTGCAGGTTCTGTTCGAAATTTTTACCCTCAAGCTGGAGAATGTGTCGCCGGAGGAATCGCGTCAAGCGCTTCAGCTACTGGTGATGGTATCGGCGGCGAAACCGTCGGTTGTAACGGCTAACCAGCGCCTGTTGGAAACGATCGGATTCGAGGAGCGGGGACGCAAAGATCCTCGAATTTTTGTCGCCACGTTAGACTTGCTTATCAACTCCATTCCGCCGGCAACAAACAGCTCGAAATATTACAAGCGCTTCGATCACACGTCCTCTACCGTGCAGCACGTAATCGATCTGTACACAAAGCTGTTTTTCTGCTCGCGTGTTGATAATTTTGACGATATCGGTACCAAGGTATTTGATTTTATCTACAAAATGGTCAAAACACCAGACCTGCTCTCGCAATCGATCGTGGTAGCATTGTACGAGCGGCTGCAGAAGCTCGCGGAATCGAGCACAGCAGACGCCAGCTCCGAAGAGATACGCATGTCGCAGATGAGTCAAATATCGGGATCCACGCAAGAACAGAACAGCCGTGGATCGCAGAACATGACACAGCCAGAGCAGCTGATTTTAGACATTCCTCACTTTTTGGCAGCCCGATTTGTCTTTACCATCGGGTACGTTGCAATGCGCGAGATGATCTATTTAGATATTGACGTGTACAGCAACATGAAATATCGGCAGGAACTGAAGGAAGAGTTGaaaaatcagaagaagaaaaatgccGCCCTGGCGGGCAACAAGAGTGTGATGGCGACGCCGGTCCGTGCCGGAACGGCAGCACAGATGAGAAAAACGCTCTCTACCTCCATGAACGTATCGGCCAGCAATGCGCTGAAGCGTCTGTCCGGTTCAACCGGAGCAGCAGGAAGCAATGGTCCGGAGCAGGCCGAGCCGGAAGAGGAACTGTTGAGCGGTGCCACGGCAGAGGATGCGGTCGCGGAAGAGATTAACTACATTTGCGAGCAGGAACTGCTCTATGGTAGGGACAATTTGCTGAACCGTTTAATTCCTACCGTGCTGGAGGTGTGCAAATTTCCGAACCGCTATCGGGACGAAATGCTACAAAAGGCGGCCGTTCTGACGCTGATCCGTCTGATGGCCGTATCGTCCAAATTCTGTGAAGATAACATGCCATTTCTGATGAACATTTTCAAGCACACGAAAAATACCAACATTAAATGCAACATCATGATCGGTCTGTCGGACTTTACCTTCCGCTTTCCAAACGTGATTGAACCGTGGACAAAGCACATGTACTCGACGCTGTATGAGCAGGACGTGGAGCTGCGTATGACGGCGGTGAAGATGTTGTCTCATCTGATCCTGCACGAGATGATACGCGTCAAGGGGCAGATTTCGGACCTGGCGCTCTGCATCGTCGATCCGGTAAAGGACATTCGCACCATCACGGAACAGTTCTTCAAGGAAATTGCGAACAAATCGAACATTTTGTACAACGTGCTGCCGGACATAATTTCACGCCTGAGTGACCCGAATCTGGACCTTGAGGAGGAAAAGTACCACATTATCATGCGATACATCATCGGACTGATCAATAAGGACAAACAGATCGAGAGTTTGGTGGAGAAGCTGTGTCTCCGGTTCCGGGTAACGAAGGAGGTGCGGCAGTGGCGAGACATTGCCTTTTGCCTATCGTTGCTTTCGTACAACGAGAAGACGATCAAGAAGCTGAGCGAAAACATTGGTTGCTTTAAGGATAAGGTGCAGCACGAGGAGATTTACCAGTCATTCCGAACGATTATCAGCAACACGAACAAGCTGGCGAAGGTGGAACTAAAGGTATGTAGATATATTAATTCATTTGCATTGTTGGTTGTTGTCATTTTCGCGATCTTGAAAAATATTCACAAATAGAACACGAAAAGTAGCTGAGTCGGGTTATATAGTGAATTTGGAGTGGAGAGGGTAAGAAGGTAGCGTGGCCGAGCGGTCTAAGGCGCTGGTTTAAGGCACCAGTCTCCTCGGAGGCGTGGGTTCGAATCCCACCGCTGCCACAGATGTGATAGTTTTTTGGGACGAATTACGTTACTTACCTTGAgcaattattatattttttcaattcgATTATCTATGTTCTATTCGATGGTatagaataaaatatcaaTCTTAAAGAGATGGATAGCCGTGATTTATCAAACACATACTTGTAAAGCATTTTCTGCTATAATATTACTTTTATTACGTACGCGTTGGTTtatggaaaattgaattttcgtTAAATGAAGATAATTTGAACAGATTGGCTATTTTAATAGAATGTTTTAATTGATATTATTAATGTGTTGTACAGAGCAAGGCACGTTTGTAGTTGCCACGCCTGAAATATGCCTAACAACTATTTAATCAGTTGTTCTGCGCTAAGTACGACACTAGCTATAAACTGAACGGGCTACAACCCTGAGCTTTGTGTG
This is a stretch of genomic DNA from Anopheles merus strain MAF chromosome 2R, AmerM5.1, whole genome shotgun sequence. It encodes these proteins:
- the LOC121590057 gene encoding uncharacterized protein LOC121590057 produces the protein MEQCKICGRNKKQSALTTRPFEFDLEPFEEDRELSHFLYRLTQDIISTKNFSDDNINRICAKHLNRAVYPDRQRLQEVVQDLKNKLHISRKDGQVKASPKAEKLVYDDSSSTTVHNKLCKMEDKIISAQSLINVPTLLLKDQPSSISTITTYDFPSSDEPTMQPLQLLIATSARKSTTPQASKTTLQTIFLKADYSDRSVNCPAESVNSSVIAIARMVAASRTPESECRTCPLGKGGTHRNVVRGNSSKKLGKK
- the LOC121590050 gene encoding condensin complex subunit 1 isoform X1; protein product: MEWQFIIPQARAELLRSDKNHYCVGRVLDAAEVPDALKASRVISSDPFAIFDHFDTFYSVIDNEKALAGTHLLRAYDQLYGAIDKLGSTMADLLSRKEIDTTDRQSALNAVKMLAFLVNGLVKAIDAHVNAASEKLTTKKSKKQTANEQLEALDWDNKRYQCVVQLYNLLQLPLEKLWDPPVCEESFVDVICDICYRTLEQSYVRNRSTADSVFQILGTAIKRYNHSLAFPVRILQILEHIEAAIPSVAAGVLLLYEEFGIQTIYPVIIKEIIERLSVDSADQQTARFFSLFLVELGTLAPKLMIPHLSTLSEELLNLESYTLRNCVLQIMGEAIVSELTSEELSDELKETRDEFLEDLLNHMMDISAHVRSKVLQIWLNLKEHNSVPLAWIHKVLHVAVERLEDKALLVRKQAIALIKAFLEHNPFSAKLSLAELRAQYEEEDKKLQDLRTQLVEQDTKMKAVEEEWEEIVVQMYPTLTELFGKEPEDLETATEADVKLLSESIISLLKEEKYQELVRLVQRADYALGNSEQRKEMTFEHQCMYYITLLKSYFIHGHTNVTLNAEFQKVENSVNFLHDSIRFSELISNAVPKLLEMLMSKSQSDVHGAIDFFTSAYLFGIKGTEQGMQQMLYLVWSTDKEKRENVTAAYKRVLFETNLQGRAHTVKVVRNLSQFLTNLTRGQYTAMEVLVQEWVENGDIDAQMVQVLFEIFTLKLENVSPEESRQALQLLVMVSAAKPSVVTANQRLLETIGFEERGRKDPRIFVATLDLLINSIPPATNSSKYYKRFDHTSSTVQHVIDLYTKLFFCSRVDNFDDIGTKVFDFIYKMVKTPDLLSQSIVVALYERLQKLAESSTADASSEEIRMSQMSQISGSTQEQNSRGSQNMTQPEQLILDIPHFLAARFVFTIGYVAMREMIYLDIDVYSNMKYRQELKEELKNQKKKNAALAGNKSVMATPVRAGTAAQMRKTLSTSMNVSASNALKRLSGSTGAAGSNGPEQAEPEEELLSGATAEDAVAEEINYICEQELLYGRDNLLNRLIPTVLEVCKFPNRYRDEMLQKAAVLTLIRLMAVSSKFCEDNMPFLMNIFKHTKNTNIKCNIMIGLSDFTFRFPNVIEPWTKHMYSTLYEQDVELRMTAVKMLSHLILHEMIRVKGQISDLALCIVDPVKDIRTITEQFFKEIANKSNILYNVLPDIISRLSDPNLDLEEEKYHIIMRYIIGLINKDKQIESLVEKLCLRFRVTKEVRQWRDIAFCLSLLSYNEKTIKKLSENIGCFKDKVQHEEIYQSFRTIISNTNKLAKVELKNAVGEFETRLKECLEVRDETRDAAGSNNAAGGSSDEANSEIASTSDKTSNAAARRGRAKTVERGTKPSVAGRANKTSKKPGNSKPAGRRGKAAAVQDSSDEEDSDSEEENLPPASSSRSMARARQNMKITKVIESDNSDDEEEEKEELPPKRGKTKR
- the LOC121590050 gene encoding condensin complex subunit 1 isoform X2, whose translation is MEWQFIIPQARAELLRSDKNHYCVGRVLDAAEVPDALKASRVISSDPFAIFDHFDTFYSVIDNEKALAGTHLLRAYDQLYGAIDKLGSTMADLLSRKEIDTTDRQSALNAVKMLAFLVNGLVKAIDAHVNAASEKLTTKKSKKQTANEQLEALDWDNKRYQCVVQLYNLLQLPLEKLWDPPVCEESFVDVICDICYRTLEQSYVRNRSTADSVFQILGTAIKRYNHSLAFPVRILQILEHIEAAIPSVAAGVLLLYEEFGIQTIYPVIIKEIIERLSVDSADQQTARFFSLFLVELGTLAPKLMIPHLSTLSEELLNLESYTLRNCVLQIMGEAIVSELTSEELSDELKETRDEFLEDLLNHMMDISAHVRSKVLQIWLNLKEHNSVPLAWIHKVLHVAVERLEDKALLVRKQAIALIKAFLEHNPFSAKLSLAELRAQYEEEDKKLQDLRTQLVEQDTKMKAVEEEWEEIVVQMYPTLTELFGKEPEDLETATEADVKLLSESIISLLKEEKYQELVRLVQRADYALGNSEQRKEMTFEHQCMYYITLLKSYFIHGHTNVTLNAEFQKVENSVNFLHDSIRFSELISNAVPKLLEMLMSKSQSDVHGAIDFFTSAYLFGIKGTEQGMQQMLYLVWSTDKEKRENVTAAYKRVLFETNLQGRAHTVKVVRNLSQFLTNLTRGQYTAMEVLVQEWVENGDIDAQMVQVLFEIFTLKLENVSPEESRQALQLLVMVSAAKPSVVTANQRLLETIGFEERGRKDPRIFVATLDLLINSIPPATNSSKYYKRFDHTSSTVQHVIDLYTKLFFCSRVDNFDDIGTKVFDFIYKMVKTPDLLSQSIVVALYERLQKLAESSTADASSEEIRMSQMSQISGSTQEQNSRGSQNMTQPEQLILDIPHFLAARFVFTIGYVAMREMIYLDIDVYSNMKYRQELKEELKNQKKKNAALAGNKSVMATPVRAGTAAQMRKTLSTSMNVSASNALKRLSGSTGAAGSNGPEQAEPEEELLSGATAEDAVAEEINYICEQELLYGRDNLLNRLIPTVLEVCKFPNRYRDEMLQKAAVLTLIRLMAVSSKFCEDNMPFLMNIFKHTKNTNIKCNIMIGLSDFTFRFPNVIEPWTKHMYSTLYEQDVELRMTAVKMLSHLILHEMIRVKGQISDLALCIVDPVKDIRTITEQFFKEIANKSNILYNVLPDIISRLSDPNLDLEEEKYHIIMRYIIGLINKDKQIESLVEKLCLRFRVTKEVRQWRDIAFCLSLLSYNEKTIKKLSENIGCFKDKVQHEEIYQSFRTIISNTNKLAKVELKNAVGEFETRLKECLEVRDETRDAAGSNNAAGGSSDEANSEIASTSDKTSNAAARRGRAKTVERGTKPSVAGRANKTSKKPGNSKPAGRRGKAAAVQDSSDEEDSDSEEENLPPASSSRSMARARQNMKITKVIESDNSARTKITFNKRKNS